TCAAGCGTGCGCAGGTGCGCGGCCCACTCGAGTTCAAGGTCGCCATCTTCATGAATGGTCTGGTCGTACTGACGCGCCACATGACGCGCCACCTCTTCTGGCACCAGCCGTAAAGGCTGGCCAGTAGATTGCACGGCTACCTGTAGCTCACAGGCGCGTTCAAGGTAGAACATATTGTTGAACATCTCTGCAGCCGAGGCGCCGGTCGTCAACAAACCATGATTACGCAGCACCAGCGCCGGATTATCACCGAGGCTAGCCACGATGCGCTCGCGCTCGGCCAGGTTCAGGGCAATACCTTCATACTCATGGTAAGACACACGTTCGTGAAACTGCAGCGCAATCTGGTTAAGCCGTGTTTCAAGACCTGACTCCAGCGATGAGACCGCCACCCCAGCGCAGGTGTGAGTGTGCATCACCCAGGCCGCATTATGGCTGGCAGCATGAATCGCGGAATGGATGGTAAAACCCGCCGGATTCACTTGCTCTGGGCTGTCATCAATTTTATGACCATCAACGTCAATCTTGACCAGCGAAGAAGCCGTAATCTCTTCCCAACGCCAGCCATAAGGGTTAATCAGAAAATGTCCCTTTTCGCCAGGCACCCGCGCGGTGATATGGGTGTAGATCAGATCCGTCATGCGATAGTGGGCAGCCAGACGATAACAGGCGGCCAGCGCGATGCGGGTTTCCCGTTCGGCGTCACTCATCGTGGTGCGTTGAGACTGATCGAGACTCATCAGATGCTCCTTTGCAGCAAATTGGTTGTCGTGCAACGTGGTTAATGTTCGCCTCAGTAGCCCCGCGCCCGATCGACACCCATGGCAAGCGGCTGACCATCGCGAAGGGCACGGGCAGTGTCAATCACCTGCCCTGCAACCACCTCTGGCAACGAATCACTGGCAATGTGTGGTGTGATGCGCAGGCACTCATGCTGCCAGAAGGGATGATCCGCGGGCAGCGGCTCTTCACGGAACACATCCAAGCTCGCCCCGCCCAAATAGCCCTGCTCTAGCGCCGGAATGAGATCATCCTCGACCAAGTGCTCTCCCCGACCGATCTGCACCAGCCAAGCCCCCTTGGCGAGCTTCGCGAACAGCGCTTTGTTAAGCACATTCTCAGTGGAGGCCGTCAGCGGCAGCACATTGATCAGATAATCGGCGCCATCTGCCGCCGCCATGACAGCCCCATCACCTGTCAAATAAGTCACACTCTCAACCGGTGCCTCTGGCTCACTGCGGCAGGCCACGTGCACGGAAAAGCCGAGCGCGGCCAACGCTTTAACCACGGCGCGGCCCATAGTGCCGTGCCCCAGTACCGCCACCTTCCTTGATGCTGGCGCGCGCATCGCCAACGGCGCCCAATGCGCCTTGGCTGCATTTTGTTCCAGGGTGGTGAACTCGCGCTCGCGATGAAGTACCTCATGCGCTGCAAAGCCCGCCATCAAGTCAGCCTGATGAGGGTCCCGCACCCGAGCGATATGTACTTCATCGCTCAGGCCAGGATGCGCCAGCAGAGCATCAACACCAGCCCCGATAGACATCGCCAGTTCAAGATTAGGATAGCTCTCGAAAGCCTGATCGTTGGGCAACCAGCAGATCGCAAAACGCACATCTTCGGGGTTATCAATCTCGTTAGGATGGCGCAGTACGACATCGCTCGCTTCATCGCGCAAGGCGTTGCCATAAATAGCATCAAGGTCGAGCGAATCACTTAGATAGACGCCTAGAATCGAGTTCGCGTTGGTCATGCAGCTTCCTTCGTTTCACATTCGAGATTAACAGTGACTGCAAAACAGCCTCTTGTTACTCAAATGTATAACAAATCGCATTGCGATGCCATGGGATGGCCCATCATCAACCAACCATAACTCTCTATCCAGCGCATAACACCCACGTAGCACGTGTGACGAGGAACGAGCCTTCGAGGCACCCGCGAGCAGTGACTGAGCAACCACTCACCGGTACTTTCGAAATTATTATGTTAATCGAAACTCTAAAACTTCATCGCCGTTCTCTAATACCGCACCTGTAGGCAACCACCCCAACCGACGGTAAAACCCATGGGCGCGAACGCTCGCGTTGCTATCGGCGGCTAACCAAATCGAATTTGCACCGTTGCGCTGGAGTTGATCGACCACGTTACTGAGTAACTTTTTACCAACCCCCTGACCTTCGAAATCAGGCAACACCGCGAGCACCAATATTTCTCCCGTCGCCATATCACCTGTGCAAAACCCAACGATGCTCTCTTGGCTTACACACACCCAGCCATAAAGCCCCCCCGCATCAAGTCCCTCAACAACTGCTGCATGGGTGATCCCCATTTGCGCCAATTGCTGTTTGGAAATCGGGTTCTCTCGGGTTTTACCACGAACCTCAAAAAGTGCGCTCACATCGTCAATTTGTGTTTTTCTATAATGCAGTGCCATCAGCAAACACTCCTTGTTGCTCAACAACTTTCAAACTCGAACATGCCCATACGTGCGCGACAAAAACGCCTCCAATGTTGAAAGCATGCTTTGAATACCATCAAGGCGATAAGTAGCGCGTGGTAACGAGTGGCGAGGAACGAACCTTCGAGGCACCCGCGAGCAGTGCCTAGGCAATTACAAAGAGCTACTCGTCTCAATAGACTCTATGATCACACTTCCCAATTCAGCTATTGCGCTATTTCGTTCTTCAAATGATGCATCAGTTTCGGTGATATAAAATGCCACGATGGTAGGCTCGCGCTCTGGCGGCCATATAACGGCGGTAATAGATCTTGAACCAAAACCACCGGCTCCCGTCCGATCTCCAATCACCCACTCATCAGGCATATGTGACCTAAACAAGCCATCAGCCACTTCATTATTAACCAACCATTCACGCAGTTGGTTTTTCGACTGAGGTGATAGCGCGTTTCCCACTACTAGCTTCTCAAGGTTACTAACCATGGCATTGGGTGTTGAAGTATCACGTTCATCATGTGGGGTAGCCTCGTTTAACTCTGTCTCCCAACGATCCAAGCGCGTGACACTATCACCCAGCTCTCTAACAAACTCCGTCACGGCTTGCGGTCCACCAATCGCCTGTAAAATTAGGTTAGCCGCCGTATTATCGCTAGTTGTCATCGTCGCTTCGCAGAGCTCAAAAAGCGATATCTCCCGATTATCCGCATACGCTTCAGTAACGGGTGAATAAGTGACAATGTCAGAAGCAGATACCTTCACTCGTCTTTCGAGTTGCTCATTTCCTTCATCCACACGCTGCAGCAGCGATGCACATGCTAAGGTTTTAAAGGTGCTGGACATGGCGAACAGCTGGTCTGCGTTGTATTCCCAACGCTGCCCAGTTTCCAAGTTATAGGCTGCAAAACCAACACGCGCGTCCAACTGTCTCTCGATACGATCAACCTCTGTAAGCAAATTATCATCCTGAGCCATCAACACAGAAGGAACCGCTATTAAGAAAATCGACATAACCCAGCGCGAAACTCGTTGTTTGCAATCCACCTTCATCATCCTTTTAAAATCATAAAATTTATAACGAGGGGTAAATCGATCACCTCGTCTGTCTATATGGCCTATGGAGCGCTCTCCAAGGCCTCTAGGATAAAACCCGCTTTGGCAGCCGTATATGCTTCCCTGTCTGACTTAAATTCTGCCGCCCACAACCGCTTATTCTTCTCATACCGTTGGGCTAGTTGGGTATTGGCAAGCAGTATGTTCCGAAATGCCAAGCGCTGATCCCATTCGTGACTACCGTAGACCATGAGGTGTAGGTGATGTGTTCTGCGCCCCTCAGTCCACCGCATAAGCCAACGCCGCTCAACTAACGAAGCGTTGAACGCCATCGATGTTGCATAGCCTGCACGGCACAACGGCTCCATTAATTTGTCAGCACGTGATATCGAATCCACGCCAGCCAATATATCGATAACCGGCTTGGCAGAAAGCCCCGGTACGGCAGTACTCCCAACGTGTTCGATGGCCAAAAAATCACCTGAAAACAAATCAAAGAGACGCTCTCGCTCCTCCTCGAACATTCGTTGCCAGCTGGCATCATATGGGAAGATTACCACCTCCTCATTAATCGCTCTTTCTAGGGATTCCGCTTCATCCATCGTCACTATCCCTTGCACCATCAATCTGATCAAAAATCACCATTGCCATATACTCCCGTCTGGTCACTGTGGCGCCGAACCAGCCCTACCAAGGCTCCTGCATTGGCACTTAGTGCCTTAAATACGGAAGAGCAAGTGTTTTTTGTTCAGGCTATCCAAAGCCGAGCTGTGAAATTTGCAGCAGCTCAACGTCATAGAGCTTTCTCTTGGCTGGCACAGCCACATTGTTAAAAGTCGGGGTGTTGTTGGTAATAGGGCGAACGTTTGACAAGCACCAAGCCAAATAACCTGGCTCCCAGCCATTTGAGCAAGCCGCTTTGACTTCAGAAGGCTGCCATTCATGTATCTCTTCAACATCCACAATTGCAACAGCCCAGCCATCAGGGTCAACGGGGTTATCAGCAGATAAGAAGTGAGAATTTTCTACAATCAAAAGATCACGGATAGGTAAAGATTCCGGGCGCCACGAGCGAACCTCCAGCGTCTTTTTCCCTGAAGCTATATTGGAGCCATGTGGGCTTACTATTGAAAGTGCAAGCATAGACCACCCTTCTTTAGAAAAAATTAAAAACTCGAATTGAAATCAACAATAAAAATAAAAAACGCTGCAGTTTAAAACTCAATCTTAT
This genomic window from Halomonas sp. TD01 contains:
- a CDS encoding ASCH domain-containing protein, translated to MLALSIVSPHGSNIASGKKTLEVRSWRPESLPIRDLLIVENSHFLSADNPVDPDGWAVAIVDVEEIHEWQPSEVKAACSNGWEPGYLAWCLSNVRPITNNTPTFNNVAVPAKRKLYDVELLQISQLGFG
- the bla gene encoding class A beta-lactamase, encoding MKVDCKQRVSRWVMSIFLIAVPSVLMAQDDNLLTEVDRIERQLDARVGFAAYNLETGQRWEYNADQLFAMSSTFKTLACASLLQRVDEGNEQLERRVKVSASDIVTYSPVTEAYADNREISLFELCEATMTTSDNTAANLILQAIGGPQAVTEFVRELGDSVTRLDRWETELNEATPHDERDTSTPNAMVSNLEKLVVGNALSPQSKNQLREWLVNNEVADGLFRSHMPDEWVIGDRTGAGGFGSRSITAVIWPPEREPTIVAFYITETDASFEERNSAIAELGSVIIESIETSSSL
- a CDS encoding GrpB family protein, with translation MDEAESLERAINEEVVIFPYDASWQRMFEEERERLFDLFSGDFLAIEHVGSTAVPGLSAKPVIDILAGVDSISRADKLMEPLCRAGYATSMAFNASLVERRWLMRWTEGRRTHHLHLMVYGSHEWDQRLAFRNILLANTQLAQRYEKNKRLWAAEFKSDREAYTAAKAGFILEALESAP
- a CDS encoding GNAT family N-acetyltransferase encodes the protein MALHYRKTQIDDVSALFEVRGKTRENPISKQQLAQMGITHAAVVEGLDAGGLYGWVCVSQESIVGFCTGDMATGEILVLAVLPDFEGQGVGKKLLSNVVDQLQRNGANSIWLAADSNASVRAHGFYRRLGWLPTGAVLENGDEVLEFRLT
- a CDS encoding class II aldolase/adducin family protein, yielding MSLDQSQRTTMSDAERETRIALAACYRLAAHYRMTDLIYTHITARVPGEKGHFLINPYGWRWEEITASSLVKIDVDGHKIDDSPEQVNPAGFTIHSAIHAASHNAAWVMHTHTCAGVAVSSLESGLETRLNQIALQFHERVSYHEYEGIALNLAERERIVASLGDNPALVLRNHGLLTTGASAAEMFNNMFYLERACELQVAVQSTGQPLRLVPEEVARHVARQYDQTIHEDGDLELEWAAHLRTLEALDPGYKG
- a CDS encoding NAD(P)-dependent oxidoreductase, with product MTNANSILGVYLSDSLDLDAIYGNALRDEASDVVLRHPNEIDNPEDVRFAICWLPNDQAFESYPNLELAMSIGAGVDALLAHPGLSDEVHIARVRDPHQADLMAGFAAHEVLHREREFTTLEQNAAKAHWAPLAMRAPASRKVAVLGHGTMGRAVVKALAALGFSVHVACRSEPEAPVESVTYLTGDGAVMAAADGADYLINVLPLTASTENVLNKALFAKLAKGAWLVQIGRGEHLVEDDLIPALEQGYLGGASLDVFREEPLPADHPFWQHECLRITPHIASDSLPEVVAGQVIDTARALRDGQPLAMGVDRARGY